AGTAGCGGGTGAGTTTTAGGGCGACTGCCTTATCGAAGATGAATTGAGTGGTTCCCATCATGGATCGTTTTTATCTTGCCTACGTTTTTCCTGTTGTCTCTTAGCCTTATGATCGTAGGGCTAATTATCCGTTAGCCGGGTTTTTCGTGACCATTGGTTAGGACAAACATGGCTGGTGTTTTCAGCCAACGCAAGGGGGTGGGACACTCGGCAAAGGGAACGGGACAAACAGGCTGTTTGTGGGCTATTGGGGACAATTAGGGATGAATAGGAAAGCGGCTGAGTGCCTTCAGGCGGGCATCGAACGCGCTCAGGAGGCTGCGCGAAACCGGTATCGTCTCCTTCACCCCCCTCGAGCGGAAGCTGATAGCCACGGGCGTTGCCATCGGCATGAACCACCGTCGACAAATTCACCACAAACGCCCGGTGGCAGCGGAAAAACTGCGGGTGTTGACCAAGTGCGGATTCTATGCCTTTCAGCGTCGAACGCAGTACCGTCGTCTAGCCAATGCACCTGTATGTAGTTGTCCACCGACTCGACGTAGCATAGCTGATTGGGCAACAGACTCAGCCGCTCCCGCCCGTTCTCCGACGTTAACTGCACGATCGGTTGTGGCAACATAGTACCAGGCAACGGGTTGGGCTGGTCATCTGGAGAAGTTGGATGTCGGTCGAGTTGCTGATTGAGCACCTGCGCCTGCGCCAGATGGCGTTTCCGGCGCCGTTGTTCGGCAACAAACACCCCCAGCATAATTGGGAATAAGCCAATACTGGTCACGATCGGGTACATTTTACCGAACCAGGGGCGAGCCATGCCTAAACCTTCCAGCATCGACTCATTGCTGCTAGTGATAAGTAGCAAGACCACCAGCGTGTGCAGACCATGCCGCCCTACAGTCCAGCTGTCTTCGTCGTATACAATTGGGAGCAGCCGGGGTAGCACGATATTAGCCAACGACACCGTCGCCACGCACCCCAGCGACAGCCAAACTACAGCGACCAGTCTCTCCCCTCCCCGATAAGCCCCGTTAAGCAGCCCCGCCAGCAAAAACACGTATAGCCCCGACTGCAAGGCTAGCCGAAACTGCGTTCGGGCATCGAAATTTTCGGCTAGTGGTTGGTTCAGCAACGAGCGGAGTGAGGGGAGCATAGGGGCAAAAAATAGGGCTAAAAACCCGTATCCCTGTGTAGAATTGGTTCCAACCAACCAAAGAGGCAGGGCCGCTAGCGGTTGTTGTAACAGACTATACAGGTAAGAAGTATCAACAAGCTATCGTCTCCTAAAACGCTGGTTTGATTTAGGCCGAGAATAAATACAACAGGCCAACTCTAACAC
This DNA window, taken from Spirosoma agri, encodes the following:
- a CDS encoding LytTR family DNA-binding domain-containing protein — translated: MRSTLKGIESALGQHPQFFRCHRAFVVNLSTVVHADGNARGYQLPLEGGEGDDTGFAQPPERVRCPPEGTQPLSYSSLIVPNSPQTACLSRSLCRVSHPLALAENTSHVCPNQWSRKTRLTDN